The genomic interval CGCAGTATAATTTCGGTTTTTTTGAGGTACAATGTTTCATGTCAAGCCTCCTTTCTGTAAGGGTTTCTTAGGGCCTATTTTATCAAAAGTGAGGCACAGACCTCGTGAAAGAAATAGTGAGGCATAGACCTCGAAGAATAGGCCCCGGGGGCTTGACTTTGTTTATAGCAACAAAATTCAAAATTTTTTAAAAAAGGATGTTTGCCGTGTCTTGTGCTGATATAGGTTAAGGTAAAAAATTATAATTAGATATAAGTATTTTCTTAAACTTAAATTTCCATTTCTTTGAGGAATTTTTTTATTTTGCTTGCCAGTTTTTCTCCAATAATTTTAGATATTTCTTCTGTGTCTGTGTTTTTTATTTTCTCAACAGATTTGAATTTTTGAATTAGTTTTGCGGCTGTTTTTTCTCCAATCCCCGGTATTTCAGTTAATATTGTTTTCAAATTTTTTTTGTTATAGAGTTTTTTTCTGTATTCGTTTGCAAAACGATGGCTTTCATTTCTAACCTTTGTTATTAGGTTTGCATAGGGTAGGAAAAAATCAAGAACTATTCCCTGTTTGAATTTATCTGAAAACACCCTTTCTTCTTTTTTTGCAATTGATATTAAGTCTATGCTTTCTATTTTCAATTCCTTCAATGCCTTTTTTGCTGATTCAAGTTGCCCCTTTCCACCGTCAATTACTATTAAATCTGGAAGTTTAAGCCCTCTTTTTAAGTCGCTTTCAAGCCTCTTTTTTACTGCAATATAAATTGAAGCATAATCATCGTTTACTCCCTCTTCAAGCTTTATCCTTCTGTAAAGGCTTTTTTCCTTTTCCCCGTTTTTAAAGCAAATTGAAGATGCAACAGTGAAGCATCCACCTATGTGGGATATGTCAAAGCCGTAAATTGTTTCCGGTGTATTTTTAAGTTTTAGGTATTCTTTGATTTTCAATAGGTTTTCCCCTGCTTTTTCTCTTTCTTTTATTAAAAATTCAAGGTTGTTTTTAGCCATTTTTAAAAGAGGTTGAAATTTTTTTAAGTTTGAGATGTCTTTTATTTTTACCTTTTTCCCGAATCTTTTATTGTGTGCTTCTTCAAGTGTTTTTTTATTTTCTATCTCAAAGTTTGTCAGGACTAGATCTATTTTGCTCTTCAATGATGCTATGTACAATCCTAAAAAGTGAGAGGGATTTTCAAATTGAGTGTTGTCAAATACAAACTCTTTTTTGTCTATAATTCTTTTGCCTCTGAAGTAAAAAACGATTAAAAAGTGTTTTTCTTCATACTTTTTATAAAAAAGAAAATCTGTGTCAGGCAAATCCATAAATACGACCTGCTTTTCCTTGAATTTTCTAAGAGAAAATAGTGTGTCCCTGAATTCGGCAGCCTTTTCAAATTCAAGGCTTTCTGATGCTTTTTCCATTTTTTCTTTTAAATCCTTTTCAAGGGATGTAAGTTTCCCCTCTAAAAATTTTTTTGCCATTTCAACATTTTCAAGGTATTTGTTTTTTATTTGAGGGAATACGCACGGAGCTGAGCACCTATTTATCTGGTATTTGAGACAGGGTCTTGTTATTTTTGAAAAATCAGTTTTGCAGGTTTTTAGTTTAAAGTATTTTTCAATAACAGATATTATTTTTCTGACGCTTGATGCAGAAGGGTAAGGGCCAAAGTATATTCTTTTTCCTTCTTCTTTCTTTCTTGTAAAGTAAACTCCCGGGAAGTCTTCTGTTAAATCAAGGAGAAGGTATGGATAGCTTTTGTCGTCTTTCAGCTGAATGTTAAACAGAGGCTTGTGTTTTTTTATCAGACTAAATTCAAGGAGTAATGCTTCAACCTCATTGTTTGTTACAAAAAATTCTAAATCCTGTGCCTTTGAGAGAATTAGTTTTCCCTTGTAATCGTTTTTGTTGAAGTACTGACTTACCCTTTTTCTTAAACTCTTAGCCTTTCCCACATATATGATTTTTCCGTTTTCGTCTTTGAAAAGGTAGACACCTGGTTTTAAAAGAAGGGATTTTAATTTTTCTTTAAGGTTTGTTTTTTTATTCATTTTCAATGTGGGGGATTATTTCGTTTTCTGAATCCTTTAATTTAAGCAATTTAAGGAAGGTTTTTTTTGCTTTGCTTTTCTTTTTCAATGTAAGGTATGTCATTCCAAGGTGATAGATAGCGCTGTAATTGTTTGGTTCAATGCTTATGCTTTCGTTTAGCAATTCAAGTGCTTTTTTGAAACGTCCCTTTTTGTAGTTTGCCCACCCTAATGCATCTAATGCTATGTGTCTCAAATCCCTGGGAGCAATTTTTAGTCCTGATTTTGCATACTCAATGGCTTTGTCAATTTCGTTTAAGTCAATTAAATCAAATGCAAGTGTTGTGTAAACAAATGATTTTGAAAAATTGTCTTTTGCCTTTGAAAGAAATTTGCTCATAATTTCATATGCTTCTTTGATTTTTCCGTCAATTAAGAGTGCTGTATGGATTATATTGTATGCATGGAGCAATGTATTTTCGTTTACATTTTTATTCAGCAAAATAGAGGCTGTTTCAATTCCCCTTTCTGTGTCCCCTTTTTCAATGTACAGAGTGGATAATTTGAGAAGAATTTCCGGGTTTTCAGGCATTTCATCAAGGATTTGTCTGTAACATTCAATTGCATGCTCATCTTTTCCCTCTTCAATCAGTTTTTCGCATTTTCTGGTAATTTTTTTAACCTCTTCGTTTAGTTGGATCCCCTCAAAATCGTAGTTTTTCCCAGTTTTAAATGCATTTAATTCAAACCTTGCGGGATTAAGGGAAAGAACCTTTTCAAACATTTTCTTTGCCTTGTTGTTCCAGTTTAGTTCAAGGTAAATTAAGCCAAGGTAATAATAGGCGTCTTCAAAGTCAGGCTCCATTTCTATAACTTCTTTAAGAAATTTTTCAGCTTTTTTCTTTTTATTCTGAGCCTTATATATTAATCCCAGGAAAAACATAGTTTCAGGCCTTTTTTCAATTTCCATTGCCTGAGTTAGAAAAAGTTCTGCAAGTTTGTAATTTTCTTCAAAAAAGTATATTGTTCCAAGTGTGAAAAAGGGAAGGTAATCGTTTGGATTTAAATCAATTGCCTTTAACAAAAACTCCTGTGCTTTGTCTGGTTGTCCTATTTCGTTTAAAGCAATTCCAAGATAAAGGTTTGTCTCATAGTCTTCTGGTTGAAGGGCAAATGATTTAAACAGGTGCTCTATTGATTTAGAGTAGTCTTTTTTCAAATAGTATATCTGACCTAAAAAAAGGTGGAGTTTATAATTTTTTTTATGTTTTTTTGATGCCTTTTCAAGTTCTTCAAGAGCCTTTTCGCTGTTTCCTGTATTGTAATAAGATTCAACTTTGTTTAATGTTGATTCAAGTTTTTCTTTTTTGCTGTTTTCTTCCATTAAAAGTATCTCGTCTTTTAGAGATAAGAATTTGTCCCTCTCTTCTTCCATTGCTATGTGCAGGAGTATATTGTTCTCCCAGATATGGGAGAATTTTTCTCTTTTTATTAAATCCTTTTCAGACAAAAGGTCAACAAGGGTAAATAGTCCGCTTCTCAACTCCATAATTTGAGATTCAAGTTTTTCAGTTCTTTTATTTAACCGTTCAAGCTCATCAAAAATATTGGAAAAATTTTCTTCAAATTTTGATATAAGTTGAGTTACCAGATTGTTGTTATCAAATTCTGATAAATCCCCGAATTTCGGGTTTATATTTGTAATAAGTTTTGCCCCGCAACTTAAACAAATCTTTGTGTTGTCCGGGTTTAAAAATCCACATTTATGGCAAATCATATAATTCCCCTTAAACTTGCTTTTTTAATTTTACAACAAAAAGGGGATTATAAAACAAAAAAGCGGGGTTAACCCCCGCATACTATTCATTAGTATAATCGTAAAATCCTTTTCCTGATTTTCTTCCAAGGTAGCCTGCATCAACCATTTTAACCAGCAATGGGCATGGCCTGTATTTCGGGTCTTTAAACCCTTCATAAAGTACATTCATAATAAAGAGGCACACATCAAGCCCAATAAAATCAGCAAGTGTTAAAGGCCCCATAGGATGATTCATTCCTAATTTCATTACTTCGTCAATTGCTTCAGGGGTTCCCACCCCTTCCATTAAGGCAAATATTGCTTCGTTAATCATTGGCATTAAAATCCTGTTAGATACAAAGCCTGGGAAGTCATTTACCTCAACTCCTACCTTGTTCAATTTTTCAGTTAATTCTTTTACAGTTTTAAATGTTTCGTCTGAAGTTTGAGCCCCTCTTATGATTTCCACAAGTTTCATTACAGGTACAGGGTTCATAAAGTGCATTCCTATGACCCTGTCAGGCCTTTTTGTAAGTGCAGCAAGCTTGGTAATTGAAATTGAAGAAGTGTTGGAAGCAATAATAACCTCATCCCTTAGCATATTGTCAAGGTCCTGGATTAACTGTTTCTTTATTTCGAAGTTTTCAGTAATTGCCTCAACAACAAAATCACAGTCTTTTAGCATGTTTAAATCGGTTGTTGGGGTTATTCTTCCAAGAATTTCTTTTTTCTCTTCTTCAGTCATTCGCCCCTTGTTAACTCCCCTTTGAAGGTTTTTGTCTATTGTTTTCAATCCTCTTTCAACGAATTCATCTTTAACATCCCTCATTACAACCTCAAAGCCAAATTGAGCAAAAACATGGGCAATTCCATTTCCCATAGTACCTGCGCCGCAAACGCCAACTTTTTTAATTTCCATAATCTCCTCCCTGAATTAAGTGCTGATACCTTATTATTGTATGATTAAAACTTAATCTGTTGCAACCGATTTTGTGATTTAAGTCAAGAAAGATTTATGTAGCCTTGATTTTTTTTAATATAAAGGGGTATTATTAGTTCAATAAAATAAATAGGGGGAGTTATGAAAAAAGCAATTCTTTTTCTCTCATTTTTAATGGTTTCATTTCTATATGCGGCGATTCCGCAAAATGGTGTGGAGTTAATGAAAGTTGACACTGCTAAAAACTATGTTGAGACAAGGTTTAAATTGCCTGAATTAAAGATAAAAAAGGTAAAAACCAAAAAGGGAGAATTTGTAAAAATTAAAGCAGGAGATTTAGGTTATAGTGTGGATTACGGAAAGGCTCAACTTCCAACCTCATCATTTTCAATGGTTATTGGAGATACTATCCCTGAGGTTGAGGTTTTGTCATATAAAAAAGAAACAATAAAGTTAGATGCACCTGTTTTTCCTGTTCAAAAACCGTGGCCAAAATCAAGGAGAATTGAAGACAGGCCTTTTGAGTTTGATTTTTCATACTATGAGCAGGAGAAAACTAAATTTAATCTTATAACATTAGGGAAACCATACATTGTTCACGGCAAAAGGGGAATTACAATTACAATTCATCCATTTCGCTATTTTCCTAAAAAGAATGAACTGGTAGTTTATAAGGAAGTTTTGCTAAAAATAAAAAACACTTCAGTTGATTTTTCTTCAACTTCACCTGCATTTGAAAGATTGTATTCAAAAGTTTTTCTAAATTACTTCAAGCCTGAAAGTGGTAAAATTAAGGGCAAGTCTGCATCAATGGGAAGGATTTTAATAATAACTCCATCTAACTATGTAGATACTCTTTCAACTCTGATAACTCATAAACAATCTATGGGCTATGATGTTGATGTTTTTACCCTTGAAGATACCGGAACAACAAAAGAGGAAATACAGGATTTTATTTCAGAAAGGTATGCCAATGCAAATACAAGGCCTGATTTTCTTATCCTTGTTGGGG from Thermotomaculum hydrothermale carries:
- the uvrC gene encoding excinuclease ABC subunit UvrC yields the protein MNKKTNLKEKLKSLLLKPGVYLFKDENGKIIYVGKAKSLRKRVSQYFNKNDYKGKLILSKAQDLEFFVTNNEVEALLLEFSLIKKHKPLFNIQLKDDKSYPYLLLDLTEDFPGVYFTRKKEEGKRIYFGPYPSASSVRKIISVIEKYFKLKTCKTDFSKITRPCLKYQINRCSAPCVFPQIKNKYLENVEMAKKFLEGKLTSLEKDLKEKMEKASESLEFEKAAEFRDTLFSLRKFKEKQVVFMDLPDTDFLFYKKYEEKHFLIVFYFRGKRIIDKKEFVFDNTQFENPSHFLGLYIASLKSKIDLVLTNFEIENKKTLEEAHNKRFGKKVKIKDISNLKKFQPLLKMAKNNLEFLIKEREKAGENLLKIKEYLKLKNTPETIYGFDISHIGGCFTVASSICFKNGEKEKSLYRRIKLEEGVNDDYASIYIAVKKRLESDLKRGLKLPDLIVIDGGKGQLESAKKALKELKIESIDLISIAKKEERVFSDKFKQGIVLDFFLPYANLITKVRNESHRFANEYRKKLYNKKNLKTILTEIPGIGEKTAAKLIQKFKSVEKIKNTDTEEISKIIGEKLASKIKKFLKEMEI
- a CDS encoding tetratricopeptide repeat protein, encoding MICHKCGFLNPDNTKICLSCGAKLITNINPKFGDLSEFDNNNLVTQLISKFEENFSNIFDELERLNKRTEKLESQIMELRSGLFTLVDLLSEKDLIKREKFSHIWENNILLHIAMEEERDKFLSLKDEILLMEENSKKEKLESTLNKVESYYNTGNSEKALEELEKASKKHKKNYKLHLFLGQIYYLKKDYSKSIEHLFKSFALQPEDYETNLYLGIALNEIGQPDKAQEFLLKAIDLNPNDYLPFFTLGTIYFFEENYKLAELFLTQAMEIEKRPETMFFLGLIYKAQNKKKKAEKFLKEVIEMEPDFEDAYYYLGLIYLELNWNNKAKKMFEKVLSLNPARFELNAFKTGKNYDFEGIQLNEEVKKITRKCEKLIEEGKDEHAIECYRQILDEMPENPEILLKLSTLYIEKGDTERGIETASILLNKNVNENTLLHAYNIIHTALLIDGKIKEAYEIMSKFLSKAKDNFSKSFVYTTLAFDLIDLNEIDKAIEYAKSGLKIAPRDLRHIALDALGWANYKKGRFKKALELLNESISIEPNNYSAIYHLGMTYLTLKKKSKAKKTFLKLLKLKDSENEIIPHIENE
- a CDS encoding 3-hydroxybutyryl-CoA dehydrogenase translates to MEIKKVGVCGAGTMGNGIAHVFAQFGFEVVMRDVKDEFVERGLKTIDKNLQRGVNKGRMTEEEKKEILGRITPTTDLNMLKDCDFVVEAITENFEIKKQLIQDLDNMLRDEVIIASNTSSISITKLAALTKRPDRVIGMHFMNPVPVMKLVEIIRGAQTSDETFKTVKELTEKLNKVGVEVNDFPGFVSNRILMPMINEAIFALMEGVGTPEAIDEVMKLGMNHPMGPLTLADFIGLDVCLFIMNVLYEGFKDPKYRPCPLLVKMVDAGYLGRKSGKGFYDYTNE